The Streptomyces fungicidicus nucleotide sequence CGAACGGTTCGATCCCGCGGTCGCCGACCTGATGGACTTCCGGGTGCCGCAGCCCGCGCACGGACTCGCCTTCGGCTACGTGCTGCCGCTGGCCCCGGACCGGGCGCTGGTGGAGTACACCGAGTTCTCCCGCGCCCCGCTGACCACCGACGCCTACGAGGCGGCGCTCGGCCACTACTGCCGCGGCGTCCTCGGGCTCGGCGCGTTCACCGTGGAGCGCACGGAGCAGGGCGTCATCCCCATGACCGACGCCCGCTTCCCCCGCCGGTCCGGGAAGGCCGTCTACCGGATCGGCACCGCCGGCGGCGCGACCCGACCGGCCACCGGCTACACCTTCGCGGCGGTCCAACGGCAGAGCAGGGCCATCGCCGCCGCCCTGCGCGACGGACGGGGGACGGTCCCCGCGCCCCACGGGCGGCGCGCGCTGGCCATGGACGCGGTACTGCTGCGCGCGCTGGACACCGGGCGGATCGACGGACCGGACTTCTTCACCGGCCTGTTCCGCCGGGTCCCGCCCGAGCGCCTGCTGCGCTTCCTGGACGGCGCCACCTCACCGGGGGAGGAATGGGGCATCGGGCTGCGCACGCCCGTCCGGCCGATGCTCCGCACCGCGGTGGAACTGCCGTTCCTGCCACGCCGCTCCCGGCCCATCGCACGAAACGGAGAGAGCCACCGATGAGTCTGCTGCGCGACCACGACCTGGCGCGCGCCTTCGACCACGCCTCGCACACCTACGACAGCCTCACCTCCCTCAACCCGGGACACCGAGGGGGCCTGCTGCGTTCCGCCCGCCGCCTCCGGCTCCCCGGCGACGGCGCCGGACTGCACGTCCTCGACCTCGGCTGCGGCACCGGCGCCTCGACCGCGGCCCTGCTCAGGGCCGCCCCCCAGGCCCGGATCACGGCGGTGGACGCGTCGGCGGGCATGCTGCGCCGCGCACTCGCCAAGCCGTGGCCCGCACGCGTGAGCTTCCTGCACCTGACCGCAGAGGAGATCACCGCCGCCGGCGAGGAGCCCTTCGACGCGGTCTTCGCCGCCTACCTGTTCCGGAACGTCACCGACCCGGACACGCTCCTCAAGAGCGTCCGGGCCCTGCTGCGGCCGGGCGGACGTCTCGCCGCCCACGAGTACAGCCTCAGCGGCTCGCGGGCGCACCGGGCCCTGTGGACGGCCGTGTGCCGCGGGTTCGTCGTCCCGGCGGGCACGCTCACCGGCGACCGCGCCCTGTACCGCCACCTCTGGCACAGCGTCCGCGACTTCGACACCGCGCCCGCCTTCGCCGGCCGGCTCGCCCAGGCCGGTTTCACCGGGGTGCGGGTCGCCCCCGTCGCCGGATGGCAGACGGGCATCGTGCACACCTTCCTCGCCCGCAACGGCTCGCCCACGCCGAAGGAGCAGAACCGGTGACCGACCGCCGTACAGGCGCCGCCCGGCGGGGCCGCGACCGCAGGGCCGAGATCCTGACGCCCCCGCCCGGCAGGAACCGCTTCCCGCTCGGGGACGCACCGTCCGTCGGCGTGATCGGCGGCGGCATCGCCGGTCTCGCCGCGGCCACCCTGCTGGCCGAACGCGGCACCCGCGTCACCCTCTACGAGCGGGAGGACTCCCTCGGCGGCCGGCTCGCCGGCCGTCCCACCACGCTCGCGGACGGCTCGCCGGTGACCATGACCCGCGGGTTCCACGCCTTCTTCCGCCAGTACTACAACCTTCGCGGTCTGCTTCGCCGCACCGACCCCGCGCTCGCCCGGCTCACCCCGCTGCCCGACTACCCCCTGCGGCACAGCGGCGGCCTGACCGACAGCTTCGCCCGCGTCCCCAGGACCCCGCCGTTCAGCGCGCTCGGATTCGTCGCCATGAGCCCCACCTTCGGCTGGCGCGACCTCGCGGCCATGGACGCCCGGGCGGCGCTTCCGCTCCTCGACGTGCGCGTGCCCGAGGTGTACGAGCGCTTCGACGACGTCACCGCCACCGATTTCCTGGAACGCGTGCGCTTCCCGGAAGCCGCGCACCACCTGGCGTTCGAGGTGTTCTCGCGCAGCTTCTTCGCCGACCCGCGGGAACTGTCCGCCGCCGAACTGCTGCTGATGTTCCACATCTACTTCCTCGGATCGGCCGAGGGCCTGCTCTTCGACGTGCCGTCCGAGCCCTTCCCCCAGGCCCTCTGGGAACCGCTCGGCGACTACCTCGGGCGTCTCGGGGCCGACGTCCGCACCGGGACCCCCGTGCACGACGTCGTACCCCGCGACGGCGGGGGAGCGGAGGTGCGCACCGGCACCGGCGCCGACCGCCACCAGGCCGTGGTGCTCGCCCTGGACCCCGGGGGACTGCGCCGGATCGTCGAGGCGTCACCCGGTCTTGGCACGCCCGCCTGGCGCGACGACGTCGCGGCCCTGCGCACCGCCCCGCCGTTCCTGGTCTCCCGGCTCTGGCTGGACCGTCCGGTCCGCCCCGACCGCCCCGGCTTCCTCGGGACCAGCGGCTACGGCGGACTGGACAACATCAGCGTCCTGGAGCGGTACGAGGGCGAGGCCGCCCGCTGGGCCGCCCGCAACGGCGGCTCGGTGGTGGAACTGCACGCCTACGCCGTGGATCCCGCGGCGGAACCGAAGGACGTGCAGGACATGCTCGCCGACCGGCTGCGCCAGGTGTACCCGGAGACCGGCGGGGCGCGGGTGGTCGACGCCCGGCACGAGTGGCGCTCGGACTGCCCGCTCTTCCCGGTCGGTTCGCACCGCCGGCGCCCCACCGTGCGCGGTCCTCACCCGTGGCTGACCCTGGCCGGTGACGCGATCCGCTGCGATCTGCCGGTCGCCCTCATGGAACGGGCCGCCACCACCGGTTTCCTCGCGGCCAACGCCCTCCTCGGCGGCTGGGGCGTACGGGGACAGGTGCTGTGGACGGTCCCCCGGGCCGGCCGTTCACCCGTGCTGCGGGCGCTCGGCGGTCTCGCGGAACGCCGCCCGGCCCCCCGGACCACGGTCCGCCGGTGACCGCGGCGTGCCGGGGGCCCGAAGGCCCCCGGCACGCGTCACCCGGGAAACCGTCCGGTGCTGCGCAGCGCCCAGCGGCGTTCCGCGTACGCCAGGTCGTCGCGCCACAGACGTCCGGCCGTACGCCGCATCAGGGGACGCAGTACGGGCGCGGCGGCCCTGGCCAGCGCGAAGCCGCGCCGGTCCGAGGCGGCGACGACCGCCTCGACCACGGCCGTCCGGGGCCGTTCGTCGCCTGCGCCGGTCAGCGGCGTCGCGTGGGTCTCCACCACGGAGGTGGCTCCCTCGCCGTCGGTGATGCGCATGAGGACCGTGCGCGGCCCGGGCGCCGTGAACTCGGCCCGCACCGGCACCACCAGACGCCCCGCCACCCGGAAGGACACGTCCACGACGAAGGCGTCGTCCTCGTCCCCGAGGGGTTCCCGGACCACCGACAGGTCGACGAACGAATAGGGGTGGAACCACGAGCCGTGCCACGGATCGAGCCGGTTGGCCACGACGTCCTGGGGTTCGCACCGGCCCACCGCCGTGAACACGGCGTCCACCCCGCTGTCCGGCGCGGGCCGCTCGGGTACGACGGGACGCTCGGTCGGCTCCTCACTGCCCACCTCGTCCAGCCGCACCCAGACCAGCACGCCGTCGTCGTGCACCGGGAACGGCTGCCACCCGGCGAACGGCGCACCGTCCAGGGCCAGTCCGTGCCAGTGGCACACCAGCGTGCCGCACACCACCCGGCTGTCCCGCAGCGGAGCACCCAGATGCGGGCACATGCCCGCACCCGCGTGCAGCCCGCCGTCCGCGGAGCGCCACAGCACGACCTCCACGCCCCCGACCGTCCTGCCGTACGGACGGTCCGGGGCGCGCATGGTGCGGGAGGCACCCGCCACGAACCAGTTGCCGGAAGGGCGGGCGGACGCGCGCTTCAGCGCGTCGGCGATGAGCGCCGGACGCGCCCGGCGCCAGGTCGGCGTCTGCGTGGCCCAGTCCGGGCCGCGGCTCCGGCGCCGCAACGGCGGCGTCCAGCGTGCCCTGTTCCCTCGTCCGCTCACCGCACCGGTTCCTTCCACCGAGTCACCCCGCCGTCCGCCGCGGCCGTCCGCCGTGGGCCGCGGGCCGCCCACCGCGCGCGGGCCACCCCCAGCACACCGCCCGCGGCCGTGGCCGCGCGCCGCCGCCGGGACACCACCGCACGGCGGTGCAGCACGGTGTAGTCCTCCGCCGCGATCGCGTCGAGGATGCCGCCGTACAGGACGAACGCGGTGCGGATGCACGGGCGCACCCGCGGATCGAGCATGGCGATGCCCGGTTCCGCCGCCCGGTACATGCCCCGCGTCATGGCTTCCGCCGCGACGAAGGCCGCGCGGATCCGAGGGTCGGAGCGCCCGGTGCGCCGGCTCCACTCCAGCAGCGGCCGGTCCACTCCGTGCTCGGCGAGCAGGTCCCCGGGCAGATAGACGCGGCCGCGGTCCAGGTCCTCGCCCACGTCCCGCAGGAAGTTGGTGAGCTGGAACGCCACCCCGAGGGCCGCCGCGTAGGGCGCCGCCTCCTCGCGGGGCACGACCGTGCCCAGCACCGGCAGCATCTGCAGGCCGATCACCGCGGCCGAACCGTGCACATAGCCCTGCAGGTCGGCGTAGGTCGGATAGTCCGTGACCGTCAGGTCGGCACGCATCGAGGACAGGAAGTCGGCGAAGAGCGCGTGCTCGATGCCGTAGCGGGCGGCGGTGTCGGCGACGGCCCGGACCACGGGCTCGTCCCCGCCGCCGGCCGGCAGCCCGTTCGCCAGGTCGGACTCCAGACGGCTCAGCAGCCGGTCGCGTTCCCCGGGTGTCCGGTGCGGGTCGAGGTCGTCCACGATGTCGTCCGCCCAGCGGGCGAAGCCGTACAGGGCGTGCACCGCCGAGCGGTGTTCCAGCGGCAGCAGACGGGTGGCGAGGAAGTAGGTCTTGCCGTGGCGGGCGTTGAGCCGCCGGCACTGGGCGTAGTCGGCGCGCAGCACGGGATCGGTGATCCCGGCCGCGTCCAGTTCACGACGGGTCATCAGCACCTGCAGGGGTAGGAGTCGCGGTGACGGGAACGGCCGCCGGGGGAGCACCGGGGCGCACGGCCCGGCGGCCGGCCCCGCCGGTGACGCGGGCGGCGGCGAGCTTGCCGCTGATGAGCACCGTCGGCACGCCGACGCCCGGAGTGGTCCCGCAGCCCGCCAGGACCACGTTCTCCACCCCCCGGACGAGGTTGCGCGGCCGGAAGGGCCCGGTCTGGGCGAAGGTGTGGGAAACCGAGAAGGGGCTGCCCGCCGCATGGCCCTGTGCCGTCCAGTCCAGCGGGGTCACCAGCAGCTCCTCCCGCACGCTGTCCCCGAAGCCGTCCAGACCCCGGCGCTCCAGCTCGGCCACCAGACTGTCCCGGTAGCGGGGGCCGAGGTCCCGCCAGGCGGCGGCGTCCGGGCCGACCGCCGTGTTGGGACACGGGGCCAGGACGTAGTGGAGGTGGCCGCCGGGAGGCGCCAGGCCGGGGTCGTGGGTGGTCGGACGGGTGATCAGCAACGACGGGTCGCTCATCAGCTCGCCGGTGCGGGTCAGCTCGTCGAAGGTGCGCTCCCAGGCGGCGCCGAAGGAGATCGTGTGATGGGCCAGTTGCGGCCAGGTGCGGTCGGTCCCGGCGTGCAGGACCACCGCGGACGGCGAGTGCCGGAGCCGTGCCGGGCGCCGGGGCCGGCGCCCCAGCAGCCGGTAGGCCGTGGGCAGTTCGCAGGTCAGCACCACCGCGTCGCACGGGATCCGCTCGCCCGAGGCCAGGCGGACGGCCCGCACCCGGCCGGCCGAGCGCTCCAGCGTGCTCACCTCGGCCGACCAGCGCAGCTCGGCGCCGGCCTCCGCCGCCGCGTCGGCCATCGCCCGGGGGAGCGCGTGCATGCCGCCCTTCGGGAACCAGACGCCGGCCACGGTGTCCATGTACGCGATGACCGCGTACGCCGCGAGCGCCCGGGCCGGGGCCACACCGGCGTACAGCGCCTGGAAGGAGAAGACCCTGCGCAGACGGTCGTCGGAGAGGAATCGGCCGATCCGGCCGTCCAGCCGCCCGAAGCCGCCGAGCGCCGCCAGACGGGCCAGGTCCGGGTGGAGCAGCTGGAACGGGGAGTCGAAGTTGGTGTCGATGAACCGGCGCATCTGCGCCCGGTACAGCCGCTCCAGCCACTCCCGCAGCCCGCGGTAACCGGCCGCCTCCGCCGGTCCGGCGAAGCGCCGCACCTCCTCCTCCATCGCCTCGCCGTCGGTGTGCACGTCGAGGGAGGACCCGTCCGCGAAGCCCGCCCGGTACGCCGGATGCAGGGCCGTCAGCTCCACGCGGCGGTACAGGCTGTCGCCGACCGCCGCGAACGCCTCGTCGGCCAGGTCCGGCATGGTCAGCACCGTGGGTCCGGTGTCCACCTGGTAGCCGCCCAGATCCACCCGGCCGGCCCGGCCGCCCGGACCGCCGTCCCGTTCGACGAGCGTGACCCGGCGGCCCGCGCCCAGCAGGTGCAGCGCACAGGCCAGCCCGGACAGACCGGCGCCCACCACGACCACGTGGTCGGTGCGCCCCGGAACCCCCTTCACGCGACCTCCTCGGCACGGCGCGGAGCGACGCCCGACGCGCGTTCGACGAGCGCGGCGAACTCGCGCCGCACGGCGGGCGGGGCTCCCGTGCCCTCGAAGTGCCGGAGGCTCATCGCCGTCAGCTCCACGATCTTCGCCTCCACCACCTCCCTGGCGCCGGTGCGTTCCATCGCCGTCCGCATCCGTTCGACGGCGCGGTCCGACCGGGAGTCGGCGTCCGGTGCGAGGGTGGCGGCGGCCTGGTGGTCCCCGGCCGCGTCGGCGAGCCGCAGGGCGACGGCCAGCAGGTAGGTGAGCTTGCGCGACCGCAGGTCGTCGCCGGCCGGCTTGCCGGTCAGCGCGGGGTCGCCGAAGGCCCCGAGGAGGTCGTCGCGGAGCTGGAACGCCAGACCGGCGCACCGTCCGGCCGCCCGCAGCGCGTCCAGGGTCCGGTCACCGGCTCCGGCCAGCGAGCCGCCCAGGGCGAGGGGGCGGGCGACGGTGTACAGGGCGCTCTTCAGGGTGGCGATGTCCAGCGCCTCGTCGACCCCCGACGAGCGGGCGGCCTGGGCGTGCAGGTCGCGGTACTGCCCGGCGACCATCTCGGTGCGCATCGCCCGCCACTCCTCGTGCAGACGCCCGCCGTGCGGCGTGCCGAGCGCCGTCTCCGTCAGCAGGTCGTCCGCCCACGCGAGTGCCAGGTCACCGGCGAGCACCGCGGAGGAGGTGCCGAAGGCCTCGGCGGACCCGTGCATGCCCGCCGCCCAGTGGCCGCGCGCCAGTTCCACGTGCAGGGCCGGGCCTCCCCGGCGCCGCAGCGATCCGTCCATCACGTCGTCGTGCACGAGGGCGCACGCCTGGAGCAGTTCCAGGGCGGCACCCGTACGCAGCACCGCGGTGGCGTCGCCCGAGCCGCCCGCCGCCCGCCAGCCGCAGAACGCGAAGGCCGCGCGCAGCCGCTTCCCGCCCCGTGAGACCAGCGCGCCCACCCGGTCGGCGAGATCACGGGCGAAGAGCGGATCGACGGCACGGGCCCGGCGCAGTCCCGCCTCCAGGACCTCCTCCAGGACGGCCTCGGCACCCCTGGCGGCGGCGGACGCCGTGAGGGGGTCGTCGGCGAGTCCCGCGGGTACGCCCGTCATCGGCGGCAGTCCAGGCATGCGCGGCCCCTTCTCACTCTCGGTCATCTGCACATCAGTGCTTCCGCCGAGTGCCCTGATACGGATGCGTTGATCTCTTTCCGCCGCGGGACGCCCTCCCCGGCGGTGTCACTCCTGTGGCCCAGCGGCGGCTCATGGCGGTGCGTCACCCCGTTCCCGTTCCTGCTCGCGCACCTCCGCGAGGTCGGCGAGCCGGTCCAGCTGCCGTACCGGTTGGGCGACGCGCTGATTGCCCGCCAGCCGGTCCCGGTGCCGGTCCAGGAAGGCCCAGTAGCCGGCGGTGTACGGGCAGGCGTGTGCGCCGGTCCGGTCGCCCGGCCGGTAGTCGCAGGGACCGCACAGGTCGCTCATCCGGTTCACGTAGGCGCCGCCCGAGGTGTACGGCTTGGTCGTCATCCGGCCGCCGTCGGCGTACTGGGACATGCCGACGAC carries:
- a CDS encoding phytoene/squalene synthase family protein codes for the protein MTRRELDAAGITDPVLRADYAQCRRLNARHGKTYFLATRLLPLEHRSAVHALYGFARWADDIVDDLDPHRTPGERDRLLSRLESDLANGLPAGGGDEPVVRAVADTAARYGIEHALFADFLSSMRADLTVTDYPTYADLQGYVHGSAAVIGLQMLPVLGTVVPREEAAPYAAALGVAFQLTNFLRDVGEDLDRGRVYLPGDLLAEHGVDRPLLEWSRRTGRSDPRIRAAFVAAEAMTRGMYRAAEPGIAMLDPRVRPCIRTAFVLYGGILDAIAAEDYTVLHRRAVVSRRRRAATAAGGVLGVARARWAARGPRRTAAADGGVTRWKEPVR
- the crtI gene encoding phytoene desaturase family protein, with protein sequence MKGVPGRTDHVVVVGAGLSGLACALHLLGAGRRVTLVERDGGPGGRAGRVDLGGYQVDTGPTVLTMPDLADEAFAAVGDSLYRRVELTALHPAYRAGFADGSSLDVHTDGEAMEEEVRRFAGPAEAAGYRGLREWLERLYRAQMRRFIDTNFDSPFQLLHPDLARLAALGGFGRLDGRIGRFLSDDRLRRVFSFQALYAGVAPARALAAYAVIAYMDTVAGVWFPKGGMHALPRAMADAAAEAGAELRWSAEVSTLERSAGRVRAVRLASGERIPCDAVVLTCELPTAYRLLGRRPRRPARLRHSPSAVVLHAGTDRTWPQLAHHTISFGAAWERTFDELTRTGELMSDPSLLITRPTTHDPGLAPPGGHLHYVLAPCPNTAVGPDAAAWRDLGPRYRDSLVAELERRGLDGFGDSVREELLVTPLDWTAQGHAAGSPFSVSHTFAQTGPFRPRNLVRGVENVVLAGCGTTPGVGVPTVLISGKLAAARVTGGAGRRAVRPGAPPAAVPVTATPTPAGADDPS
- a CDS encoding DUF5914 domain-containing protein codes for the protein MSGRGNRARWTPPLRRRSRGPDWATQTPTWRRARPALIADALKRASARPSGNWFVAGASRTMRAPDRPYGRTVGGVEVVLWRSADGGLHAGAGMCPHLGAPLRDSRVVCGTLVCHWHGLALDGAPFAGWQPFPVHDDGVLVWVRLDEVGSEEPTERPVVPERPAPDSGVDAVFTAVGRCEPQDVVANRLDPWHGSWFHPYSFVDLSVVREPLGDEDDAFVVDVSFRVAGRLVVPVRAEFTAPGPRTVLMRITDGEGATSVVETHATPLTGAGDERPRTAVVEAVVAASDRRGFALARAAAPVLRPLMRRTAGRLWRDDLAYAERRWALRSTGRFPG
- a CDS encoding polyprenyl synthetase family protein, with translation MPGLPPMTGVPAGLADDPLTASAAARGAEAVLEEVLEAGLRRARAVDPLFARDLADRVGALVSRGGKRLRAAFAFCGWRAAGGSGDATAVLRTGAALELLQACALVHDDVMDGSLRRRGGPALHVELARGHWAAGMHGSAEAFGTSSAVLAGDLALAWADDLLTETALGTPHGGRLHEEWRAMRTEMVAGQYRDLHAQAARSSGVDEALDIATLKSALYTVARPLALGGSLAGAGDRTLDALRAAGRCAGLAFQLRDDLLGAFGDPALTGKPAGDDLRSRKLTYLLAVALRLADAAGDHQAAATLAPDADSRSDRAVERMRTAMERTGAREVVEAKIVELTAMSLRHFEGTGAPPAVRREFAALVERASGVAPRRAEEVA
- a CDS encoding lycopene cyclase family protein codes for the protein MSAAGARRPAETSDVVILGGGAAGLSLAHRLTGTGAATVTVVEPPDGPLRPAERTWCYWDRDGGDLDGAVSASWSVLRVHGADGRAVTVDPAPFTYRMVRSTSFERQVHSLLAGSPHGRLLRATADTVHDVPGGALVRCTLPTGRALTLRARRVFDSRPPRELPPARTQMLQHFRGWFVRTDAERFDPAVADLMDFRVPQPAHGLAFGYVLPLAPDRALVEYTEFSRAPLTTDAYEAALGHYCRGVLGLGAFTVERTEQGVIPMTDARFPRRSGKAVYRIGTAGGATRPATGYTFAAVQRQSRAIAAALRDGRGTVPAPHGRRALAMDAVLLRALDTGRIDGPDFFTGLFRRVPPERLLRFLDGATSPGEEWGIGLRTPVRPMLRTAVELPFLPRRSRPIARNGESHR
- a CDS encoding FAD-dependent oxidoreductase is translated as MTDRRTGAARRGRDRRAEILTPPPGRNRFPLGDAPSVGVIGGGIAGLAAATLLAERGTRVTLYEREDSLGGRLAGRPTTLADGSPVTMTRGFHAFFRQYYNLRGLLRRTDPALARLTPLPDYPLRHSGGLTDSFARVPRTPPFSALGFVAMSPTFGWRDLAAMDARAALPLLDVRVPEVYERFDDVTATDFLERVRFPEAAHHLAFEVFSRSFFADPRELSAAELLLMFHIYFLGSAEGLLFDVPSEPFPQALWEPLGDYLGRLGADVRTGTPVHDVVPRDGGGAEVRTGTGADRHQAVVLALDPGGLRRIVEASPGLGTPAWRDDVAALRTAPPFLVSRLWLDRPVRPDRPGFLGTSGYGGLDNISVLERYEGEAARWAARNGGSVVELHAYAVDPAAEPKDVQDMLADRLRQVYPETGGARVVDARHEWRSDCPLFPVGSHRRRPTVRGPHPWLTLAGDAIRCDLPVALMERAATTGFLAANALLGGWGVRGQVLWTVPRAGRSPVLRALGGLAERRPAPRTTVRR
- a CDS encoding class I SAM-dependent methyltransferase, coding for MSLLRDHDLARAFDHASHTYDSLTSLNPGHRGGLLRSARRLRLPGDGAGLHVLDLGCGTGASTAALLRAAPQARITAVDASAGMLRRALAKPWPARVSFLHLTAEEITAAGEEPFDAVFAAYLFRNVTDPDTLLKSVRALLRPGGRLAAHEYSLSGSRAHRALWTAVCRGFVVPAGTLTGDRALYRHLWHSVRDFDTAPAFAGRLAQAGFTGVRVAPVAGWQTGIVHTFLARNGSPTPKEQNR